From Streptomyces sp. TLI_235, a single genomic window includes:
- a CDS encoding concanavalin A-like lectin/glucanase superfamily protein yields MTCAHMWVRHIHFRGLALTTSRRGDRPSLRALTVTTALAVSAALTTAVLPAMADTAMPSQDHITAATAERAAEQPPAGETEQALAKAKATGQKVAITSLTTEFSETAATPDGHLALTSHPDQQRVKKDDAWTALDASLIANADGTFSPKAAAGALVLSKGGGGPLATMTSADGKKLSLSAPFALPTPSVKGDSLLYPSVAPDIDLKVTATKAGGLTTVLVVRTQAAAANSALKNLHFDTVADGVTVTSDQGGNLTATASDGKPRWLAPTSQMWDSTAPATDTAKIALTRSPARNAVGADSTTDTGATSKASTTSTAEGPGVGAKTAGMPVTATTRGVSLAPDQDLLAHGTAPYFIDPAWVPLTTAANAWTWVQSAHPTTTNGNRTGSADQDHPGAGLCGYYAAGGSCSPSDVYRTFYQFNTSPLHGAVFHYARMDLQEYVSADWSCTNTYPLDLYLTGAIDGTTSWERKPGPIGGTLGRQWVGGSGHGNCYDNVPFSYDITGTLQQYGGDHDTLTFGLYGDESNQNGFKRFTYQPSLYVEYDRVPNTPTNPGVSPAPKIVSPSQTTQSCGNGISTAWAWLGAGADRTGGVTINSTVSSPIQSQLYTWNHIWDYNLPNAPDVDSGYSPLVASGGDAPFTVKPGVIKDGHSYGYSIMASDQLAGVSWSGATPVCFFKVDTTPPTLSFPGTVSDPATQFPPSGNGQASKIYAGQSGAVPFTAADPNPSGLNTSGLACLRWSWDPQLAGATWQCGAAMPTGQIPNITPGHWGTNILYVQAEDNAGNLSPIAPYAFYVPWNPSGPAPAFGDVTGDGVPDILAPDAGGNLRAYTVPGNPQAGNPTTLLAAKKAGSPGGDSWANYRTTHRGSLRGGMNVDDLIVHKDGAAAMYYYKNPGNTGVPGVFDTKQTIAKPTCAPMAGRPDNCTGYNATDWSTVLQIAALGDPATGSLDTAKKFQNRTGLLTVETNPATQDGTLWFYPSYSDTALAAPIKISSDGWKSWDLISPGDWAGQGHPGLWARNSGNGDLRGYTFTAGTGTYTDPDFGTETSYPIITDIASDAQIVSRVYSTSWPRVGSDGDLTGSTNPTLWGITPAGAVQVWTGERTGTTTAPGYTWATGPDTVLSTALGTDQWPLTATSSNNNTATDSSGLNPATIVGTAAWEADHKSTTDAALTLNGNTYLKTATASVDTSQSYSVSAWAKISNLNGYQTFVTQNANTRGAYYLQYSQAFNAWTFVSPSTDNISPSTYYAAHASAPPQTGQWTHLVATYDATTHAMTLYVNGQYAGAGTNPTPWNATGPITIGANATSQYPVDNKTVGAVSDVRTFPYALTPSQVTALYSS; encoded by the coding sequence ATGACCTGCGCGCACATGTGGGTCCGTCACATACATTTCAGGGGGCTCGCTTTGACCACATCTCGCCGCGGTGACAGGCCGTCACTTCGCGCCTTGACCGTCACCACCGCGCTGGCGGTGTCCGCGGCTCTCACCACGGCGGTCCTACCCGCGATGGCCGACACGGCGATGCCCTCCCAGGATCACATCACTGCAGCAACGGCGGAGCGCGCAGCGGAGCAGCCGCCGGCCGGCGAGACCGAGCAGGCCCTAGCAAAGGCGAAGGCGACCGGGCAGAAGGTTGCGATCACCTCGCTGACGACGGAGTTCAGTGAGACCGCGGCTACGCCGGATGGGCACCTGGCGTTGACCAGTCACCCCGACCAGCAGCGGGTGAAGAAGGACGACGCCTGGACGGCGCTGGACGCGAGCCTGATAGCGAACGCTGACGGCACGTTCTCACCGAAGGCAGCGGCCGGTGCGCTGGTGCTGTCCAAGGGCGGCGGTGGTCCGCTCGCGACGATGACCAGTGCGGACGGCAAGAAGCTTTCCTTGAGCGCCCCGTTCGCGCTGCCCACGCCGAGTGTCAAGGGCGACAGCCTGCTCTACCCTTCGGTGGCACCGGACATCGACCTCAAGGTCACCGCGACCAAGGCTGGCGGGCTTACCACGGTACTCGTCGTCAGGACCCAGGCCGCCGCGGCCAATTCCGCGTTGAAGAACCTGCACTTCGACACCGTCGCCGACGGCGTCACCGTCACCAGCGACCAAGGTGGCAACCTGACCGCCACCGCGTCGGACGGCAAGCCGCGGTGGCTCGCCCCCACCTCGCAGATGTGGGACAGCACCGCCCCCGCAACCGATACGGCGAAGATCGCACTGACCCGCTCCCCGGCCCGGAATGCGGTAGGCGCGGACTCCACCACCGACACCGGCGCCACCAGCAAGGCATCGACGACCAGCACCGCCGAAGGCCCCGGAGTCGGTGCGAAGACCGCGGGGATGCCGGTCACCGCCACAACCCGCGGTGTCAGCCTGGCACCCGACCAGGACCTGCTCGCCCACGGCACCGCCCCGTACTTCATCGACCCCGCCTGGGTCCCGCTGACCACGGCGGCCAACGCCTGGACCTGGGTCCAGTCCGCCCACCCGACCACCACCAACGGGAACCGCACCGGCAGTGCCGACCAGGACCACCCCGGGGCCGGCCTCTGCGGGTACTACGCCGCCGGTGGCAGCTGCTCGCCATCCGACGTGTACCGCACGTTCTACCAGTTCAACACCAGTCCCCTGCACGGCGCGGTCTTCCACTACGCGCGGATGGACCTGCAGGAGTACGTGTCGGCCGACTGGTCCTGCACCAACACCTACCCCCTGGACCTGTACCTCACCGGAGCCATCGACGGCACGACGAGCTGGGAGCGGAAGCCCGGCCCGATCGGCGGCACGCTCGGCCGCCAGTGGGTCGGCGGCTCCGGACACGGCAACTGCTACGACAACGTGCCGTTCAGCTACGACATCACCGGCACCCTGCAGCAGTACGGCGGCGACCACGACACACTGACCTTCGGCCTGTACGGCGACGAGAGCAACCAGAACGGCTTCAAACGCTTTACCTACCAGCCCTCGTTGTACGTGGAGTACGACCGGGTGCCCAACACCCCGACCAACCCGGGCGTGTCGCCCGCGCCGAAGATCGTGAGCCCGTCGCAGACCACCCAGTCGTGCGGCAACGGCATCAGCACCGCCTGGGCCTGGCTCGGCGCCGGCGCAGACCGGACCGGCGGGGTGACGATCAACTCCACCGTCTCCAGCCCGATCCAGAGCCAGCTCTACACCTGGAACCACATCTGGGACTACAACCTGCCCAACGCACCCGACGTGGACAGCGGCTACTCGCCACTGGTGGCCAGCGGTGGCGACGCGCCGTTCACCGTCAAGCCCGGTGTGATCAAGGACGGGCACTCCTACGGCTACAGCATCATGGCCAGCGACCAGTTGGCCGGCGTGTCGTGGTCGGGCGCCACCCCCGTGTGCTTCTTCAAGGTCGACACCACGCCGCCCACCCTGTCCTTCCCCGGGACGGTCAGCGACCCCGCCACGCAGTTCCCGCCCTCCGGCAACGGCCAGGCGTCGAAGATCTACGCCGGGCAGAGCGGCGCGGTGCCGTTCACCGCAGCCGACCCCAACCCCAGCGGCCTCAACACCTCCGGCCTCGCCTGCCTGCGCTGGAGCTGGGACCCGCAGCTCGCAGGCGCGACCTGGCAGTGCGGTGCGGCCATGCCCACCGGCCAGATCCCGAACATCACCCCCGGCCACTGGGGCACCAACATCCTCTACGTCCAGGCCGAGGACAACGCCGGCAATCTCTCCCCGATCGCCCCGTACGCGTTCTACGTGCCGTGGAACCCTTCCGGGCCGGCCCCGGCCTTCGGCGACGTCACCGGCGACGGGGTACCTGACATCCTCGCCCCGGACGCCGGCGGAAACCTGCGCGCCTACACCGTCCCCGGCAACCCGCAGGCCGGCAATCCCACCACCCTGCTGGCCGCGAAGAAGGCCGGCTCGCCGGGCGGTGACTCCTGGGCCAACTACCGCACCACCCACCGCGGCAGCCTGCGCGGCGGCATGAACGTCGACGACCTGATCGTCCACAAGGACGGCGCCGCCGCAATGTACTACTACAAGAATCCCGGGAACACCGGAGTCCCCGGCGTCTTCGACACCAAGCAGACCATCGCCAAACCGACTTGCGCCCCCATGGCTGGCCGTCCCGACAACTGCACCGGCTACAACGCCACCGACTGGTCCACCGTCCTGCAGATCGCCGCTCTCGGAGACCCGGCCACCGGCAGCCTCGACACAGCCAAGAAGTTCCAGAACCGCACCGGACTGCTCACCGTCGAGACCAACCCGGCCACCCAGGACGGCACGCTCTGGTTCTACCCCTCCTACAGCGACACCGCACTCGCCGCCCCCATCAAGATCAGCTCCGACGGTTGGAAGAGTTGGGACCTGATCTCCCCCGGCGACTGGGCCGGCCAGGGCCACCCCGGGCTGTGGGCCCGCAACTCGGGCAACGGCGACCTGCGCGGATACACCTTCACCGCCGGCACCGGCACGTACACCGACCCCGACTTCGGGACCGAAACCTCCTACCCCATCATCACCGACATCGCCTCCGACGCCCAGATCGTAAGTCGGGTGTATTCCACGAGCTGGCCGCGCGTCGGCTCCGACGGCGACCTCACCGGCAGCACCAACCCCACCCTGTGGGGCATCACCCCCGCCGGCGCCGTCCAGGTCTGGACCGGCGAGCGCACCGGCACGACCACCGCCCCCGGCTACACCTGGGCCACCGGGCCCGACACCGTACTGAGCACCGCGCTCGGCACCGACCAGTGGCCGCTGACCGCTACGAGCAGCAACAACAACACCGCCACCGACAGCAGTGGACTCAACCCCGCCACCATCGTCGGCACCGCCGCCTGGGAAGCCGACCACAAGAGCACCACCGACGCGGCCTTGACGCTCAACGGCAATACCTACCTCAAGACCGCCACCGCCTCCGTCGACACCAGCCAGAGCTACTCCGTCTCCGCCTGGGCCAAGATCAGCAACCTCAACGGCTACCAGACCTTCGTCACCCAGAACGCCAACACCCGGGGCGCGTACTACCTCCAGTACTCCCAGGCGTTCAACGCCTGGACCTTCGTCTCCCCCTCCACCGACAACATCTCCCCATCCACCTACTACGCCGCCCACGCCTCCGCCCCGCCCCAGACCGGCCAGTGGACTCACTTGGTGGCCACCTACGACGCCACCACCCATGCCATGACGCTCTACGTCAACGGCCAGTACGCCGGCGCCGGCACCAACCCCACGCCGTGGAACGCCACCGGCCCCATCACCATCGGCGCCAACGCCACCAGCCAGTACCCCGTCGACAACAAGACCGTTGGCGCCGTCAGCGACGTTCGCACCTTCCCCTACGCCCTCACCCCGTCCCAGGTCACGGCCCTCTACAGCAGCTGA
- a CDS encoding RHS repeat-associated protein, with protein sequence MALLRGVGAVRHARARALRRLATITAAAVLGSLIAPVSVAVAASPDFSRKWEPPNTSLPKTASVEGHAVPNSAVTKPAHPVPPVWAPAKLVNMPPRGHASVKLAASPKPQAKAQHDSAAAVGPQTPADGLPVALAPLAATAAGEQTVDVDVPDAKTAQAAGISGLAMALSRPDKADARPVRIFVDSTRVDTAFGADWIARSHLVALPACSLTSPQVKGCLEQTPVPSHYDAATKKLIADITLPASSGSTGTHIQALTATATSGNGSVVLAAVSGSSSGAGSYTATPLNPSQAWTSGGSSGGFAYSYPIQSPATLGGAVPGVTLGYDSTSVDGKTSATNSQASWIGDGWDYSAGFVERFYKPCSKAGIAGSGDQCWAGANLTLSLAGHSGELVPDDASCQSDAPATTEQSNCTWRIKGDDGTKVEFLTGATNGTWNGSFIKVTDTGGTVYYFGLNHLPSATGNPTGTGPASGAAWTVPVYSPNRGDPCHDSAKGNDSWCQTAWRWNLDYVVDTHGNLTTYTYTPESNSYARGGGQNNGTGTNTSYTRSGVLAAIGYGQLLSDQLNAAGGYKPAAQIVFTPAERCVTSTTACDPSQRTTANATNWPDVPLDEQCGATGTCTNYGPTFWTTKWLSAITTQVRVNGAYQDVDSYALKHVFINVQNTTESTQVPWLASVQHTGKDIQASSTQVVLPAVSFTAMLLPNRVDGSNLVPSPPAYNRPRIQLITTETGGTIGVDYKPAGCSRVNHVMPASADSDTRSCYNVKWSPPGSIAGSDPIDDWFLRYPVNTVTVNANTPGAVPMATAYTYGNAAWHRNDSPLTDDKNRTWDVFRGYASVTTVRGSGNDGPKAQSSTTYYQGMDGDKTAIGTRSATVAGPNSGPVTDADWLSGQTLESDTYTQADGSITAYTVNTSSGPATTATHSRGTLPALIARYSSTTVTSVSKARKADGTWGTTTKTTTTDAAHNNRQLTALDAADGLPDVCTRYAYATGPDPQRSSLSAQSVVVSGANACSATASATNTVSGARTLYDSLDYGKAGAVGDVTASQVLDSWDSGGNPVYTTTATSTYDDYGRGLTATDPNATDKAHTNGATTTTSYGAANAGELPNSLTLTSPAPAGAVDVDTGRTATTTLDTARSLPLTVADTNGRVTTQKYDALGRLTAVWLPGRATTASASKAFAYSVPGIVNNAAVPPTIITTTLAGTTAQADNHTLSIQIMDGLGRTIQTQSSPAASAYTGRMINDAAYDSQGRILRTNAAWYNNDTAPVTALYQTTTGEVPAQTYTVYDGLGRPVTSQFLAHGTVQTTTTTGYPGVDRVDVSPPSGATPTSTVRDARGRTAQLWQYKTPTATGNSADADITTYTYTPAGQAATRTDAAGNTWTYGYDQRGRQNTATDPDTGTSTSTYDADGRLATTTDARGQSLTRTYDLLGRPTATYTGTAVDTAKQLTALTYDTVVKGQPASSTRYVGGASGSAYTTAVLAYNTAYQPTKTTTTIPGSEIGSATPFTYTYQAVYDPGTGLLTKDSRSAVGDIAAELVNYGYDTNGTLQSYGSPTFTYDLSNDYDAHGRPIRATLNPWGTQIVVTNTFDEPTGRQLTQFVDKQTAGTGAVQQTTYTYDPAGRITAIRGIADNTPSATDLQCFTYDYLGRLTTAWSDTGALTQSVQPTVGGRGSCANTSPTSGAQAPLKTTVGGPAAYWQSYTYDLTGNRKQLVQHNPAGDTTKDTTLTQDFPAPGTVNTKTTAPGTGGGTGGPHTLLGTTATGITGPTGSTLQYDAAGNTTAVTDTSGTTSLTWDVEEKLVSTTKTGGAGSTTYLYDATGNQLIRRDPGKTTINLGGGDELVYNTTAKTTTGVRYYQIPAGVTLVRQGGTSTYQISDHHGTGSLALDATTLAESRRPSDPFGNPRGTQPTTWAGDHGFVGGTKDDATGLTNLGAREYQPTTGRFLNPDPILAPDNPQQWNGYAYSNNDPVNLSDPSGLFCDGCTTNNPGSAWNDGHPGCAATTCYNSDGSTTNVENTVHVHNTPPHHKSGDDGKDHYVAGIRILTAKELAARGWSGTYEEQVALWTRNVCLGVHTPNYDAMCSLAGRAGMLDATSPGQKVVAAAFTALAFCVLAPEVCVSAAFAAAQGEVDVASGGSLAVGGSSLYLVERAAEAFFGKMAAREVDDLAAGCFGRNSFTADTHVLMADGSTKPISDIKVGDEVSATNPVTGATKPEKVVATITTPDDQDFTDLTTTKTQTAATEKSQPQTSLTTTWHHPFWDATTQRWTDVSQLQVGHTLRQPDGETVLVTAVRNYHQHALTFNLTIADLHTYYVLSGNTPVLVHNDGGSDLVTVGRWMSTEEYQKMLDTGMVQAGAGDRTFVVYPASPDAYISARPGSVYVEFDVPHSLLSPGGRPGDYKLSGPASLDARLAARKGLPAPQMPAAENIRLGGGSGCP encoded by the coding sequence GTGGCTTTGCTACGGGGCGTGGGTGCCGTCCGGCACGCCCGCGCAAGGGCGTTGCGGAGGCTGGCGACGATCACCGCAGCAGCGGTGCTCGGCTCACTGATCGCGCCGGTGTCGGTGGCGGTGGCCGCCAGCCCCGATTTCTCACGTAAGTGGGAGCCTCCCAACACCTCGCTGCCCAAGACGGCCTCGGTAGAGGGACACGCCGTTCCGAATTCCGCGGTGACAAAGCCGGCACACCCTGTTCCCCCGGTCTGGGCGCCGGCCAAGCTCGTTAACATGCCACCGCGTGGACACGCGAGTGTGAAGCTGGCTGCCTCCCCGAAGCCCCAGGCGAAGGCCCAGCACGACAGCGCAGCGGCCGTTGGGCCCCAGACACCCGCGGACGGCCTGCCGGTCGCACTGGCACCCCTGGCCGCCACGGCGGCCGGTGAACAGACCGTCGATGTCGACGTCCCCGACGCCAAGACCGCCCAGGCGGCCGGTATCTCCGGTCTGGCCATGGCGCTCTCCCGCCCGGACAAGGCCGACGCTCGCCCGGTCCGGATCTTCGTCGACAGCACCCGGGTGGACACCGCCTTCGGCGCGGACTGGATCGCCCGCTCCCACCTGGTCGCGCTTCCCGCCTGCTCACTCACCTCGCCCCAGGTCAAGGGCTGCCTCGAGCAGACGCCGGTCCCTTCGCACTACGACGCTGCCACGAAGAAGCTGATCGCCGACATCACCCTGCCCGCCAGCAGCGGTTCCACCGGAACGCACATCCAGGCACTCACTGCGACGGCCACATCGGGGAACGGCAGCGTGGTGCTTGCCGCCGTATCGGGCTCCTCCAGCGGTGCCGGTTCCTACACGGCGACGCCGCTGAACCCGTCCCAGGCATGGACCAGTGGAGGGTCGTCGGGCGGCTTCGCATACTCGTATCCCATCCAGAGCCCCGCCACACTTGGCGGCGCAGTCCCTGGAGTGACGCTCGGCTACGACTCAACATCGGTGGACGGCAAGACCTCCGCGACGAACTCCCAGGCCTCCTGGATCGGCGACGGCTGGGACTACAGCGCCGGCTTCGTCGAGCGCTTCTACAAGCCGTGCTCCAAGGCCGGCATTGCCGGCTCGGGCGACCAGTGCTGGGCCGGGGCCAACCTGACACTGTCCCTGGCGGGTCACTCGGGCGAATTGGTCCCGGATGACGCGTCCTGTCAGAGCGATGCGCCGGCCACCACAGAGCAGTCCAACTGCACCTGGCGGATTAAGGGCGATGACGGCACCAAGGTCGAGTTCCTGACCGGTGCCACCAACGGCACCTGGAACGGTTCCTTCATCAAGGTGACCGACACCGGCGGCACCGTGTACTACTTCGGCCTCAACCACCTACCCAGCGCCACAGGCAACCCGACCGGCACCGGTCCGGCCAGCGGTGCCGCGTGGACGGTGCCGGTGTATTCGCCCAACAGGGGCGACCCGTGCCACGATTCCGCCAAGGGCAACGACTCCTGGTGCCAGACCGCCTGGCGCTGGAACCTCGACTACGTCGTCGACACCCACGGCAACCTCACCACCTACACCTACACTCCCGAAAGCAACTCGTACGCGCGCGGCGGCGGTCAGAACAACGGCACCGGCACCAACACCTCCTACACCCGCTCCGGTGTCCTCGCCGCCATCGGCTACGGCCAGCTCCTGTCCGACCAGCTGAACGCCGCAGGCGGCTACAAGCCCGCCGCCCAGATCGTCTTCACGCCGGCCGAGCGCTGCGTCACCTCCACCACCGCCTGCGACCCCTCCCAGCGCACGACTGCGAATGCCACGAACTGGCCGGACGTCCCCCTCGACGAGCAGTGCGGCGCCACAGGCACCTGCACCAACTACGGCCCGACGTTCTGGACCACCAAGTGGCTGAGCGCCATCACCACCCAGGTCCGGGTCAACGGCGCCTACCAGGATGTCGACTCCTACGCCCTGAAGCACGTGTTCATCAACGTGCAGAACACCACTGAGAGCACCCAGGTTCCCTGGTTGGCCTCCGTCCAGCACACTGGAAAGGACATCCAGGCTTCCAGCACGCAGGTCGTCCTGCCGGCGGTCTCGTTCACCGCGATGCTGCTGCCCAACCGCGTGGACGGCTCCAACCTGGTTCCCTCACCGCCGGCCTACAACCGACCCCGTATCCAGCTGATCACGACCGAGACCGGCGGCACCATCGGCGTCGACTACAAGCCTGCCGGATGCTCGCGGGTCAACCACGTCATGCCGGCCTCGGCCGACAGCGATACCCGTTCCTGCTACAACGTCAAATGGAGTCCGCCCGGCTCGATCGCCGGCAGCGACCCCATCGACGACTGGTTCCTGCGTTACCCGGTCAATACTGTGACCGTCAACGCGAACACCCCGGGCGCGGTGCCGATGGCGACCGCCTACACCTACGGCAACGCGGCCTGGCACCGTAACGATTCCCCGCTGACCGACGACAAGAACCGCACCTGGGACGTCTTCCGCGGCTACGCCTCCGTCACCACCGTCCGCGGCAGCGGGAACGACGGCCCAAAGGCCCAGAGCAGCACCACCTACTACCAGGGCATGGACGGTGACAAGACCGCCATCGGGACACGCAGCGCCACCGTCGCGGGCCCCAACAGCGGTCCGGTCACCGACGCCGACTGGCTCTCCGGCCAGACGCTGGAGTCCGACACCTACACCCAGGCCGACGGCAGCATCACCGCCTACACAGTGAACACCAGCAGCGGTCCGGCCACCACGGCCACCCACAGCCGGGGCACCCTCCCCGCGCTCATCGCCCGCTACTCCTCCACCACCGTCACTTCTGTCTCCAAGGCCCGCAAGGCCGACGGCACCTGGGGCACCACCACCAAGACCACGACCACCGACGCCGCCCACAACAATAGGCAGCTCACCGCGCTTGACGCGGCCGACGGCCTGCCGGACGTGTGCACACGCTACGCATACGCCACCGGGCCCGACCCACAGCGTTCCAGCCTTTCCGCCCAGAGCGTCGTCGTCAGCGGTGCCAACGCCTGCAGTGCCACGGCCAGTGCCACCAACACCGTCTCTGGCGCACGGACCCTGTACGACTCGCTTGACTACGGCAAGGCCGGCGCCGTCGGTGACGTGACCGCAAGTCAGGTACTCGACTCCTGGGACAGCGGCGGCAACCCCGTCTATACCACCACCGCCACCAGCACCTACGACGACTACGGCCGAGGGCTGACCGCGACCGACCCCAACGCGACCGACAAGGCGCACACCAACGGTGCCACCACGACCACTTCCTACGGGGCCGCGAACGCCGGCGAGCTGCCCAACTCCCTGACCCTCACCAGCCCCGCGCCCGCCGGCGCTGTTGATGTCGACACAGGCCGCACAGCCACCACCACCCTGGACACGGCTCGCTCCCTGCCCCTGACCGTCGCCGACACCAACGGCCGGGTCACCACACAAAAGTACGACGCATTGGGGCGTCTCACCGCGGTCTGGCTGCCCGGACGGGCCACCACCGCGAGTGCCTCCAAGGCATTCGCCTATTCCGTGCCCGGCATCGTGAACAACGCCGCCGTCCCACCGACCATCATCACCACCACCCTGGCCGGTACAACAGCCCAGGCCGACAACCACACGCTCTCCATCCAGATCATGGACGGCTTGGGACGGACCATCCAGACCCAGTCCAGCCCCGCCGCCAGCGCCTACACCGGCCGCATGATCAACGACGCGGCCTACGACTCGCAGGGCCGGATCCTGCGAACCAACGCCGCCTGGTACAACAACGACACCGCACCCGTTACGGCGCTGTACCAGACCACCACCGGAGAGGTGCCCGCGCAGACCTACACCGTCTACGACGGCCTCGGCCGACCGGTCACCAGTCAGTTCCTCGCTCACGGAACGGTGCAGACCACTACCACGACCGGCTACCCGGGTGTCGACCGCGTCGACGTCTCCCCGCCGTCGGGAGCCACACCGACGTCCACCGTGAGGGACGCCCGCGGCCGTACCGCCCAGCTGTGGCAGTACAAGACCCCCACTGCAACCGGCAACAGTGCTGATGCCGATATCACCACCTACACCTACACACCGGCTGGTCAGGCCGCCACCCGCACGGATGCGGCAGGCAACACATGGACCTACGGCTACGACCAGCGCGGCCGCCAGAACACCGCCACCGACCCCGACACCGGTACCAGCACCAGCACGTACGACGCGGACGGCCGCCTCGCGACCACCACCGACGCCCGGGGCCAGAGCCTCACCCGTACCTACGACCTGCTCGGCCGCCCGACCGCCACGTACACCGGCACTGCCGTCGACACGGCCAAGCAGCTGACCGCCCTCACCTACGACACCGTGGTCAAGGGACAGCCGGCCAGCTCCACCCGCTACGTCGGCGGCGCCTCAGGCTCCGCGTACACCACCGCGGTCCTGGCGTACAACACCGCGTACCAGCCGACCAAGACGACCACCACCATCCCCGGCTCGGAGATCGGCTCAGCCACGCCGTTCACCTACACCTACCAGGCGGTGTACGACCCGGGCACAGGGCTGCTGACCAAGGACTCCCGCTCGGCGGTCGGCGACATCGCCGCCGAACTGGTCAACTACGGCTACGACACCAACGGCACCCTCCAGTCCTACGGCAGCCCCACCTTCACCTATGACCTCTCCAACGACTACGACGCCCACGGCCGGCCGATCCGCGCCACGCTCAACCCGTGGGGTACTCAGATCGTCGTCACCAACACCTTCGACGAGCCCACCGGGCGCCAGCTCACACAGTTCGTCGACAAGCAGACCGCCGGCACCGGAGCCGTCCAGCAGACCACCTACACCTACGACCCCGCCGGCCGGATCACCGCCATCCGCGGCATCGCCGACAACACCCCCTCCGCGACCGACCTGCAGTGCTTCACCTACGACTACCTCGGCCGCCTTACCACCGCCTGGTCCGACACAGGCGCCCTGACCCAGTCAGTACAGCCCACCGTCGGCGGCCGCGGCTCCTGCGCCAACACTTCACCCACCAGTGGCGCCCAGGCCCCGCTCAAGACCACCGTCGGCGGCCCCGCCGCGTATTGGCAGAGCTACACCTACGACCTCACCGGCAACCGCAAGCAGCTCGTCCAGCACAACCCCGCCGGTGACACCACCAAGGACACCACGCTCACCCAGGACTTCCCGGCCCCCGGCACCGTCAACACCAAGACCACCGCCCCAGGGACCGGCGGTGGCACCGGAGGCCCCCACACGCTCCTCGGCACCACAGCCACCGGCATCACCGGTCCCACGGGCAGCACTCTGCAGTACGACGCGGCAGGCAACACCACCGCCGTCACCGATACCTCAGGCACGACCAGCCTCACCTGGGACGTCGAGGAGAAGCTCGTCTCCACCACCAAGACCGGCGGTGCGGGGTCGACCACCTACCTCTACGACGCGACCGGCAATCAGCTCATCCGCCGCGACCCCGGCAAAACGACCATCAACCTCGGTGGCGGAGACGAACTCGTCTACAACACCACCGCGAAGACCACCACCGGCGTCCGCTACTACCAGATACCCGCCGGCGTCACCCTCGTCCGCCAGGGCGGCACCTCGACCTACCAAATCAGCGACCACCACGGCACCGGCAGCCTCGCCCTCGACGCCACCACCCTCGCCGAATCCCGCCGCCCCAGCGACCCCTTCGGCAACCCCCGCGGCACCCAGCCCACCACCTGGGCCGGCGACCACGGCTTCGTCGGCGGCACCAAGGACGACGCCACCGGCCTCACCAACCTCGGCGCCCGCGAATACCAACCCACCACCGGCCGCTTCCTCAACCCCGACCCCATCCTCGCCCCGGACAACCCGCAACAGTGGAACGGCTACGCCTACAGCAACAACGACCCCGTCAACCTCAGCGACCCCAGCGGACTCTTCTGCGACGGCTGCACCACCAACAACCCCGGCTCCGCCTGGAACGACGGACACCCCGGCTGCGCCGCCACAACCTGCTACAACAGCGACGGATCCACCACTAACGTCGAGAACACCGTCCACGTCCACAACACGCCCCCGCACCACAAGAGCGGAGATGACGGCAAGGACCACTATGTCGCAGGCATCCGCATCCTCACTGCCAAGGAACTCGCCGCTCGTGGCTGGAGCGGAACCTACGAAGAACAAGTAGCCCTGTGGACCAGGAACGTCTGCCTCGGCGTCCACACTCCTAACTACGACGCTATGTGCAGCCTGGCCGGTCGTGCCGGAATGCTCGATGCGACCAGCCCCGGCCAGAAGGTTGTGGCCGCCGCCTTCACTGCACTCGCATTCTGCGTCCTCGCACCCGAGGTCTGCGTTTCCGCCGCGTTCGCGGCAGCCCAGGGCGAGGTCGACGTGGCCTCGGGCGGCAGCCTTGCCGTTGGGGGAAGCTCCCTCTACCTCGTCGAACGAGCCGCCGAAGCGTTCTTCGGAAAGATGGCAGCCAGGGAAGTCGACGACCTGGCCGCAGGCTGCTTCGGACGCAACAGCTTCACCGCCGACACGCATGTTCTCATGGCTGACGGCAGCACAAAACCGATCAGTGACATCAAGGTCGGCGACGAGGTAAGTGCAACCAATCCCGTAACGGGTGCGACGAAGCCGGAAAAGGTCGTCGCGACCATCACCACTCCGGACGATCAAGACTTCACAGACCTCACCACCACGAAGACCCAAACCGCCGCCACCGAAAAATCTCAGCCGCAGACAAGCCTCACCACGACCTGGCACCACCCCTTCTGGGACGCCACCACCCAGCGATGGACCGACGTCTCCCAGCTCCAGGTGGGCCACACACTGCGTCAACCCGACGGTGAAACTGTTCTGGTGACAGCTGTACGTAACTACCACCAGCATGCGCTCACCTTCAACCTCACCATCGCCGACCTCCACACGTACTATGTACTCTCCGGGAACACGCCAGTGCTGGTTCACAATGACGGTGGCAGTGACCTGGTAACCGTTGGGCGCTGGATGTCGACCGAGGAATATCAGAAGATGTTGGATACGGGAATGGTTCAGGCGGGGGCGGGAGATAGGACCTTCGTGGTATACCCGGCTAGTCCCGATGCGTATATTTCCGCGCGACCAGGCTCCGTCTATGTAGAGTTTGATGTGCCACACTCTCTTCTGTCTCCGGGCGGAAGGCCAGGTGACTACAAGCTCTCCGGGCCGGCTTCTCTTGATGCTCGACTCGCGGCCAGGAAGGGCCTGCCGGCCCCGCAGATGCCGGCTGCGGAAAATATTCGACTCGGAGGTGGATCGGGATGCCCCTAG